Within Chaetodon auriga isolate fChaAug3 chromosome 7, fChaAug3.hap1, whole genome shotgun sequence, the genomic segment CAGCGCCAGTCAAAGTATTTCATGAGCTGCACCAGACCAATGATCTGATAGCGGTCACTTGGCACAGTTCTGAAGAACGTGGGGTATTGTCTTTTGTCACTCAAACAAGCACAGGTTGAAAGATGGCTGACcttcaaagaaacaaaagcatgTTGAAACAATATAATCTTTCTATATGGTTTTTATTaatggaaatataaataaacaaatagaaTGATTCAAATTTGCAGTTGATGATCATTTCTGCTTACCTGTGGAATGGATAGTGGGCTTAGTATGAGGTTTATGTCTTCACTCactccagaggatgaatgacCTAAGAGAGCTTGGATCTGGCCACTGCAGCCCCTTGAATTCTCTCCACTTATAGCTTCTACAGCTGCTCGTATCAGGTTTTCGCTCCCACAGCCGTTAAACAGCCTATAGCCCAGACTCACGTTGGGAAGGAGCTTCATATCTCTGTTGATCTCCTCCACAGTAAAAATCACTGTCCGGGCAAACTTCAATTCCCTGTCGTTCCATCTGCAAACACAGTATTGACACATTACTTCTAAATTTCAGCTACATAAAattggtagaaaaaaaaaaaacttattttcCTCAAACATTGCACACATGGTTTATATAATTTAAACACAGTTACTTACTTTTTGCAGTATGCATATGGAACAGCCTGGTAGTCATTGTCTATCAATTTACGTGTACTACTCATAGAGAAAACCCCTCCTATAATGAGATCACCTTCTTTTGAAAATTCCATGAACCCTGTCTGCCCAATCATTCTGCATGTTGTGTTCTCTGATTTTGTCCTTGCCAGCAGAGTGAATAAGATAATCGTGATCCAACCCATCATGAACCACCCTCCCCTTCACTGAAGCATTTATGACCTGAGATCTGACCTTTATAGCTTTTTCTACCATAAGAGAGACACCACCAGCCAATGTGAGCACACTCTCAATTCTCTAtagattatttcatttttcacacgtCACTGCACGTTTAAGAAACCGATGCAGCTGACTGACATTTTCTCAAAATCAACATTAAGTATAAACATTATTTTCAGACTTTAAAGTATTGAACATGATGTACTGTATAGTATTTTGCacagaacacatttttgaccatGATATAACCAGTAcattatgatgtttttttttttagacttatTTTAGACCTTTTTTAAGACTCTGGcatcaaatgaaatcaaatcaaataattaCCTCTCACTCTTGCATTATTATATGATTGAACAATGGACTGGACCATGGAAGGAGCTGGCCCAGCCGTCGAGAGAAACTGGACATCAGCTGAAGTCCAATGTCTTGTTCAAAGACAATGTCGACAAGCTGGTAAAACCTTGCAGTGAGAAACTTAATACAATGGCCTAAGCAATGGTAACCTAAGCAATAGCTTTTTAAAGACTCtacaatatatatacatatatcaaatgaggtaaaacacacatcagctgttATTTTGACTTCTGACAAAACAAATAGGTGCTGCTGATGTTATTGCTGACATGGTGGACTTCTTAATGTTTGATATGAAAATAGGCTGTGTTGTGCTCCatgctcctctctccctctgcttttcacCCCATATCATGATCTAAAAGcctgtttattgttttatgtatttattgaaatatgtaataacagaaaatcaccaaaCATATTTGTCTTTAGTTCCCTCGGGACAAGAGCCTGACCATATAACAAAACATTAGCACATACTATTTTGTGAACGTCACAGCCTTTTGGCATGTTTAATCAATAACTAACTAGTTATTATAGGTGTTCTTGTCTAGTGAGTACATTTCTAAACCCAATGACCTTGAATCAATCCAAAAGCACAGGTTTTCAGAAAGTATTTTCTCAGCAAACTAAGCCTTGAGCACTCCAAAGAACATTCATCTGTAAAAGTGGTTATTTCTTCCAAATATACATTGAATATACATTGAAATTATATGCTCCTTATGTCATTatgtttatgcatttatttatacAGTCTGATTGGCAATGCCATGATTTTGAATTGCCTCCAACTATCGGCGCTATGCAAATGTATCATAAATCATATCTTGGGAAGACTATTTTTAAAGTTGAACATTGAATGTCAAAAGTTAATTTAAGGCATGttacttcttttcttttcccatgAGGTGCTGTTTTGTATTCTTTTCTGGTTTCAGTAAAATTATGTAACACTTTGGAGCAAACAGGCAGAACAACAGGCCAAAGCTGGAAGCCAGAATGGCAAATGACTCAACTGCATCTGCATAATTTCCAGGAGAGCTGATATAAGCAGGGATGAATGCAAGCCATACAGCACAGAAGATCAGCATGCTAAAAGTGATGAACTTGGCTTCATTGAAGTTTCCCGGCAACTTACGGGCCAGAAAAGCCAGAACAAAGCACAGACAGGCCTGTAGACCAATATATCCCAAAACACACCAGAATGCCAGACTAGAGCCCACACTACATTCCAGAATGATCTTTGAGCGTTCATACTGTGTATTTCGGGATGGAAATGGGGGGGCATCAATGAGCCAGGCAGCGCAGATAACCACCTGAACCAGAGTGCAACTGAAGATGATGACCCTCTGCTGCTTGGGCCCCAGCCATTTCATCATGTTGTCCCCTGGCCTGGCGGCAGTGAAAGCTGCCAACACAACCAGAGTCTTTCCAAGGATGCAGGAGAGACACAATGAAAATGTGATGCTGAAGGCAGTGTGGCGCAGCATGCAGGACCAAGATGTTGGCTCTCCAATGAACACCAGGCAACACAAGAAACACAGAGTCAGTGCGAACAGGATGAAGAAGCTGAGTTCAGAGTTATTCATGCGGACGATGGGTGTGTTTCTATGGTAGAAAAAGACTGCAAAGACAGCTAGAGTGAGGCAGGCACCCACCACAGAGGTCACTGTCAGGGCTATACCCAAGGAATCATAAGCCAAAAACTCCACCTTCTTGGGGATACAGgctgttctgtctttgtttgaccAGAAGTCCTCAGGACAAAATGTGCACTCTATTGAATCTAAAGGAAGAGGATCAAAAGAAGAGTAGCTCATTACAAATATTTAGTATTCAAATGTTACTTCATTTTACCAGAATATATTAGATGGGAACTGTTGTGATATTTATTTCTTGGTTTTAAGCTCACTTGTCTGATTGCTAATTTTGCCACTGTCACATGGAGCACagtcaaagcagcaaacaggcTCCCCACGACGGGCAGCCTTCCGGGACCCTGGAGGACAGCTGGCACTGCATACAGACACTGGCACCTGGGGAGCAGATaatggatttcagctctgcagggagTGTGCTGAAATTACTTGTCAATAACTTGATTAGTCCAATGAAAAAGAGCCTTGTGATTATTGCTTATTTGTCCAATTATTACGCAAATTATTGAACAGCTCCCAACTCATCACATATGTTCACTTGTCACTTTTTAAGGAACTAGGTACCCTTTTTGGATCATTTTTCAACATACAGCCTCAGCTGTCAAATCAGTAATGATAAATATATAATGTTAATGTTATAGATAATAATAAATGTGGTTAATATTGTGAAACCACAACTACTTGGTAAAGTTTCAGAAAAGATCATGGTTGGGCTTAAAATGGCTTACAAAATGTTCATGCATAACTTATGTACATACATTAAGTTACATACATTAATTCACTTACAAAAGAATCAATCTTCACTTATGATTTCACATGGGATACAAGCCCCTTTCTCTTGGGTGAAAGTCCTTTGCTTCACCCATCCACCACCCTAACAGCTAGACTTTTCTTGTGCTGTACAGTTTTCATTTGACGCTTTAGGAGTGAGAACCAGCTGTCTTTAGAAGTCAGACAaccctgcatgttgaaaaatgacattaaagggGTCACCAGTGCCTTAAAACATGACGACAAGGGCTCCTGACCAAGAGTGTGATGAGTTGAGAGTGAGAACAGTTTGCTGTTGAACATTTCTATGAATTGAACGTTTGCATTTTGTACTGTTTGTTGAACATTGCAAGCAATTTGCAGCCATCACTTTAGAAtattttactgacattttactGACTAAACAGTACACAAATTGTCaagcattttcttcttcatcatcatgatgTTAATAATCAATGGTTTGcactttagatttttttctaaATGATTAGGTGGAGAAGCTTTGTTGTAATTTGCACAATGAGAACTGTGTTGCTGTACATGAAATTGTTCAGTAttcataaatgtgaaaataaaatgcagctgaCTGGTATTTATTTCAAGAAGTGCAGTTTCAGGATGTAAtttatttgaagaaaaataCTCAAAGACAAAGCCCCTGTGTGcctttttatgtttgtgtttcaaacgctgtgtttcattttcatgcatcTCTTGACTCTCTACTGTTTACTGTATGAATGCAAACAAACTCAGATCCAGTTTGTTCTGCCCACCTGACTTACCTCCACCTCAACCTACAGAACTTCAACAGTTGGCATCTGATGAAGgtaaaaacacagtgtgagcaGCTTGCCTCACTCTGATGTCCTGCCCATATTATCCTGTCCTCCTGGATCAccagctcctctcctgcagGCTTGGTCCCATCAAACAACCCCACGTTGACAAACTCAGTGTTTCCACCTGTGCCTCTTTGCCAGTTGATGATATCATAATATGGTACTGAGTCGCCCTTCACATCAAAGTTCACCTCCTCTCCAGCAATGTTAAATATCACTTCCTGTAGGTAGTACTGGAGCTTGAAAACCAAAAGATACTATGAAATACTTTTTCAAACAAGATTTCAACGTAATACTGTAACAGTAAGAATACTAGATTATACCTGCCAGGGTTCTATATTGTTGCTTTGAGCACATGAGTTGTTTTGGAAAGGCCCACTGCCTGGTTGACAGAGAAGAAGGTTGTGGAGGGAATGAGCAATGGCGTATACAGCCTTATAAACATTATATGCCACTCTAGGGCTGGATGTGTTCATGTAGGCTGAATGTTGCTCTAAAAGGGACTCCTGCCCTGAGCAGGGAGGCAGCTTGGAGGCAGATGACAGAGAAGGGCTGCAACCATACAGAGCTTCCCACAGCTCCTTAACCAACAGACTACTGGGATACATCTGAGGGTTTACTGTCTGCAGGTAGTCACTGAGCCTGGATATATGTCCTCTCCTGATGCCAAACCCTATGGTGCCCCCCAAGTAAGGGTAATACTCGCTCCCTGTAAAGACAGATGCTGTGACCCAGGCCTCACTCGCCACCCATTGGATTCCAGTGATGTTCTGCATCATGTAGTCTCTCAAGAAAGGTGTCATCTCTCCCTCAGCTGAAAATACAACGACTACTTTGGCCGAAGAGCTCCGCATCACCTTCACAGAGAGGCAGATTATGAAGTTAGTAGTGATTTTCACAAGGAAGAGAGAAGGCAATAAGAAAGCAGATCAAAATTAAGTGACATTGAGCTTACTTGAAGAACAGTATGTAGTATATATCACACAGGTGCAGGGCTATTAGAAAACAGGGTAAATGAAAATTAACACTTGCACACATATTCCATACCACAGaggtttaataataataattaaaaaaataaaaaataaaactgatggaaattgtcatttttaaacttCTGTGGCATGGATTAAGTGTACAGGCcatattgtttttattcttgttttttttgttgttgttttgttttgttttgtttttttcactcagCAGAATGTGCATAAAGATAAAATTTGAACATTTCTAAATCTGGTGACATCTAGTGGTATTATCAATAAAAGACACTGTGGCAGACGGCAGTGCAAGCCAGCACAACTCCCGTAGATCCAACCTGAAGACCCTGAGATAAGAGGGCTGAAAGCAACGAAGACTACAACATGTTTTCACCAAGATTGTCTAATTGTTATgataaaataacacatttcttTAATGGCACTGGTGTGTAATCAGCACCTACTCTAAAAGGGTCTTCAAGTAACATAAAACCCCTCTAATGCTACAAAACATAATGCAGTGTGTCTTTATATCTACCTGGATGATCTCCATTGCCCTCTGGTGATCATAGAGTAGAGGGATCATTTCTTGGTATGCTACACACACTTTGGTACCCTGTAATTCTCTCAGTAAACCGTGCACAGCAAAGCGTCCATATTCATGGTCTCCTCGCACCAGCCCCACCCAGGTCCAGTTGAAACGTACCAGCAACTGAGCAATGGCCTTCACCTGTGTTCAACAGAAGAGTGCCAACTCACTTGGCCTGATAACACAgacttttcaaataaaatgaaaaattatgATCGTCATTTAAATATTATGTACAATAATACTATTTTGCATGGAAGTGCAAGGTAATATGAAGAGGTACCATATGTCATCACTATTTAGTGAGAAGATTGTGAATCTAAAAATACTTACAATTATCTACTTTGTTGGTTGATAAAGTTTTACAATCTAGTCCTTAAAACCTTTTTCGATGTTCTTCACTGGATAACACTAGACAGTACAAAAATATAGTTACAGAGCTGATAGGTTTGAGGCCAAACATTCACCTGATAGTCATCATTAGGGATTACCCTGAAGAAGGTAGGATATTTTCTTCTGTCAGAGAGACATGCACATGATGAAAAATAACTGATCTGTgtgaagaaggaaagagagagtaCAGTAGGCCACAGTTAACCAGATAATAGGGtaacatgttaatgtttttcCAAATTACAGATGAATAAAGTTTTTATTACCATCGGGATTCTGAACGGCTGGAGGATTCTGGACACCACGATGGACTGAGCAGAACCAGATTCCCCAATCACAGCAAGGAGTGGAGAGGCACTGCTGCACATGACAGTGTCATCCTCACTCTGCCCATTCAACACAGCCAGAGCAGCCCTCTGGCCAGTCAGTGGATATGCACATGAATCAAAGATTTTGTATCCAAGGGTGTAATTGGGCAAAAGCTCTGTACTCTGGTTTATCTCCTCCACTGCCAGCCTCATAGTCTGAGCCCAGCGGAAAGCCCTGGGATCAAAGCTGTAGCCAAGCAGACATAGATGCACACATGCCCACAACACGAATGGAGAAAAGGTCAAATTAAAGCTACACATTATATTTTGGTTCGGAGTCTAAGTTGCATCTTTGCATCTGTATTGGAACTTTCTCAATCCCAAATCAGGCTAAATTAACATTGTATTTTAAAATCTATTGcttatactgtaaatatatgctGCATGATCTATTAGAAGAGAAGTTTCACAGCATTTGTTGCCAATTGATTGGACTTGAACAAAAATTTCCAGTCCACATGTATTATACTCACCCATTACACTTCACTGGTGTTGGTCTGTAGGTGCAGTTGAGGTCTGGCATCTCCTGGTTGTAGTGAAGGGGGAAGATCCCCCCAATAACATAGTCACCGTTGGCCACAAAGCCTGGCTGAAAGCTGTTTTGAAGCATGCACACTCTGGCGACAGATGGGGGTGGAGAGACGAAGCTGGAAATTGGGTTCGTTGAGTTGAGGACACAGACAgaataaaggaagaaaaatataACAGGGAGAGTCATATTGTTGGAGAGCTCcaaaaagagagcgagagcaaGGAATTAGGCAAgctatatacagtatgtgacttTCTCATTCTTGCATCTTATTAATGGCAGAGTGACACTTGATTGGATCAGCAGTGCTTCCTTATTTATTAAAGTGGGTTTACGAAgattgaatgaaatgatgtcACATGGCAATGATACCAAATATAGAATGTcccatgacaaaaacaacagtctAAAGCAATAAATTCTACCTTCATGAGGATTATGATGTTCTGGATGAAACTTTTAGACAGGTGCTGATTCAACTTGACGGTCTTTTTGGAGCCTGTAGTTTGTGACACTGTTAAATATATTGTGTTGTACAGATGTTTTAAATAATATCACACATGTCTGGCAGAGGAATTATGCTCCTGTTTTAATCAATATAGCTGTCGATGCAAGCTTTAGCAAAACAGACCACATCTCAGTTCTGCTTCTGTAGACAGGCACTCATGCAGACCATAGCTCTGGTCTGAATAATCAGACTCAGTCCAGTGTTACTGCTGTAGTACTACAGAGTGGTATGTGTTCCAGAATAACACACGTGTGATGTTTATTGGCTACATCTGCAAATACAACAATGGCAATGTACCGAGGATTACTGTATGGACATTCCCAAAACAGAACCCCTCAGTTAGTATGTGCCAATCCTAAAGCATGGACTGTCGCTTACAGCTTGGTACAGTAAATCCTCCTCAAATACAGTAAATCCATGTGATTGGATCCTGAGCTTCTTAAAGAGCAGACCCCAGGTTGTGCAAATGGGCACCACCATATCCTCTGCCCTGACTCTCAACACTGTAGCCCCGTGCTCAGCCCTCTCTTGTAGTTTCCACTGCATGACCACTCACAGCTCCAACACCATCATCATGTTTGCAGCTGACAAAGCCTAACATCTTGGCCAGGACAGCAACCTCAATCtcaaagacagcaaaacaaagacgATGATTTTGGAgtgacagggagacagacatgCCCCCAACTTCATCAATGGAACTACAGTGAAAAGAGTCGGCAGCTATTAATATAACTTGAATTCAAACTGATTAAACAAGTTGAATAAAGAACAAATACAGTAAATCATATGTCAGTTATCAAGAATGTGATTTTCAATATATGAGGAACTGATTGtgaatatacttttttttttttttttttttttcatttcggGTAATGTACATTCACACTACCCCAGGATCCCGAGGTATTACTTTTAATGATGTCACAGCTATTGTATCTGGGCGTTCCCCTCAGCTTTATGTGTGCTAATAATCGTATATAAATCAGTTGTGTCCTGAAATATGATTGATGATGATATCCTTTGTATGTGACCAGAAAGACAAGCTACTATTATATTCAGCCATTAAAATCTATCTGTATCTAACATTACTGAGCTGGAGCGTCAGGGCCAGGCATGGCAGTATTGACTGCAAagctttttatgtttctttctctcattgGGAGCAAAACTGGTTTAGCTACTGCTCTGGATAACTGTGTTTTCTTGGGggaagaggacaaaaacagtATGTATGAAGATGGAGATGTAGTTATAGGGGGCTTATTCCCTTTACACTACAGCCCTGCATCTTCTCTTCcaacattcaaaacaaaaccaacgCCTAATATGTATAAATAGTAAGTAAATATTTGATTGTATTTAATACTAGTTGGCTTGTGTAACACACATTAGatacattttattgtatttgtgtcTAGGGCACTTTAAtattggtgtgtttttgtgctgtgtgatgaaCTGCTTTTCACTTCTGCACAGTTTCAGTGCTCGTGCCTTGCGCTGGATGCAAACCATGACTTTTGCAATCAATGAGATCAACCAGCGTAGTGACCTCCTGCCACAGCTCAAGCTGGGTTTCCACATTCGTGACAGTTGTGATGACATACCTGTGTCTCTGGGCGCATGTTTGCTGCTGGTGAACGGTCAGCCAGAGAGAGGTTCCGCAGTCAACATCGTCAAAAAAAGCAAAGGTCC encodes:
- the LOC143323394 gene encoding extracellular calcium-sensing receptor-like; translation: MMMVLELFVSPPPSVARVCMLQNSFQPGFVANGDYVIGGIFPLHYNQEMPDLNCTYRPTPVKCNGFDPRAFRWAQTMRLAVEEINQSTELLPNYTLGYKIFDSCAYPLTGQRAALAVLNGQSEDDTVMCSSASPLLAVIGESGSAQSIVVSRILQPFRIPMISYFSSCACLSDRRKYPTFFRVIPNDDYQVKAIAQLLVRFNWTWVGLVRGDHEYGRFAVHGLLRELQGTKVCVAYQEMIPLLYDHQRAMEIIQVMRSSSAKVVVVFSAEGEMTPFLRDYMMQNITGIQWVASEAWVTASVFTGSEYYPYLGGTIGFGIRRGHISRLSDYLQTVNPQMYPSSLLVKELWEALYGCSPSLSSASKLPPCSGQESLLEQHSAYMNTSSPRVAYNVYKAVYAIAHSLHNLLLCQPGSGPFQNNSCAQSNNIEPWQLQYYLQEVIFNIAGEEVNFDVKGDSVPYYDIINWQRGTGGNTEFVNVGLFDGTKPAGEELVIQEDRIIWAGHQSEVPVSVCSASCPPGSRKAARRGEPVCCFDCAPCDSGKISNQTNSIECTFCPEDFWSNKDRTACIPKKVEFLAYDSLGIALTVTSVVGACLTLAVFAVFFYHRNTPIVRMNNSELSFFILFALTLCFLCCLVFIGEPTSWSCMLRHTAFSITFSLCLSCILGKTLVVLAAFTAARPGDNMMKWLGPKQQRVIIFSCTLVQVVICAAWLIDAPPFPSRNTQYERSKIILECSVGSSLAFWCVLGYIGLQACLCFVLAFLARKLPGNFNEAKFITFSMLIFCAVWLAFIPAYISSPGNYADAVESFAILASSFGLLFCLFAPKCYIILLKPEKNTKQHLMGKEKK